GTTTACATTTAGTAGTTACTGCTCCAATATCTTCTGCGCCGTCTCAATGCTCAACGTTCGGTCCAATATTCCTGTGCAATATATAGCAAACAAACTAACAGGCGAGGTGCTAAATATGAACAATCTAAAGTGGGCAATCATAGGCCCAGGAAAAATAGCTGCCGAATTCGCTGCTGCTCTGAAAGAAATTGGTCTACATCTCCACACCACATAGCAATCACTATGAATACATCATAGAAAGCTTGCAGAACTTCAGGAAATCGCCGAGCTTGCCAAACGTAAAGACCTAATCGTCGCCGAAGCTATGACCATCTACCATATACCCTTGCACAAAAAGCTGCGGCAAATCATTGATGAAGGTAAGATCGGACGCAGCTTCGAATCATAAACTGAAAACTATAGATCGAGCATCATCTAAAGCGTTGGCAGCCCCTTGAAACCAAGGAGGCCCAACGCTTTTTTTGTCGCGGATAATATTTTTGAAACGGATGACAATATCCTTAGGCGATATCTCATAGGTACTTTTTAGTACCTATAGCACTTTAAAGTACGTACTATACTTAAGTGACACATGCCTTCATAATTGCACTTACCGGCCGGTGATTAACAGAGTGTAGGAGTGAAAGACATGTTGCTAGATCAAAAAAGAAGCACCCTGGCACTCTTGGCTTTAGCCATTAGCGCCTTTGCGATCGGAACCACCGAGTTTATCAGTGTAGGGCTGCTGCCTTTAATCGCTGATGACCTGCATATACCGCTGACCACCGCAGGATTAACAGTTACTTTATACGCTTTAGGGGTAACTTTTGGCGCCCCGATCTTAACGTCCCTGACCACGGCGATATCGCGTAAAACATTATTGCTAATCATTATGATTGTTTTTATCCTCGGCAATAGTCTTGCCGCGGCTGCGGACGGAATTATAGTTCTGCTAATAGCTAGAGTAATATCCGCCCTATCGCATGGCCTGTTCATGTCGATTGCCTCGACCATTGCCGCCGACCTCGTACACGAGGATCGTAAGGCCAGTGCTATTGCGATCATGTTCACAGGGCTAACCGTAGCTACTGTTACTGGCGTCCCACTGGGTACTTTTCTAGGACAACAGCTAGGCTGGCGAGCTGCATTCATCGCCATTATTGCCATCGGGCTTATAGCGCTCATCGGTAATCTGTTCTTGGTCCCTGCCACAGGGCTGCGGAAAGGAACCCGAACGTCGCTTCGTGAGCAAGTTAAACT
The window above is part of the Paenibacillus sp. FSL K6-0276 genome. Proteins encoded here:
- a CDS encoding MFS transporter encodes the protein MLLDQKRSTLALLALAISAFAIGTTEFISVGLLPLIADDLHIPLTTAGLTVTLYALGVTFGAPILTSLTTAISRKTLLLIIMIVFILGNSLAAAADGIIVLLIARVISALSHGLFMSIASTIAADLVHEDRKASAIAIMFTGLTVATVTGVPLGTFLGQQLGWRAAFIAIIAIGLIALIGNLFLVPATGLRKGTRTSLREQVKLVTNGRLLLAFAITALGYGGTFVVFTYLSPLLHEISGFKENTVAVILLVYGIAIAIGNVIGGKAANRKPMNALFYMFAVQAVVLFVLTFTAPYKVAALLTIFFMGLLAFMNVPGLQVHVVTLADRYAPSARDVASALNIAAFNAGIAIGAYLGGIVTDHMGLIHTTWVGAIMVLSAVFLTAWSRALEKKDETLLQSEAA